A part of Anolis sagrei isolate rAnoSag1 chromosome 3, rAnoSag1.mat, whole genome shotgun sequence genomic DNA contains:
- the TEX30 gene encoding testis-expressed protein 30, which yields MGDAIETNVKIPFGSKVLDAVLSVPDKILPYAVVLTHGASGDMNYCHLVSLAKYLASHGFLCLRFTCKSLNIIYRTKAYKAVVEYLRSSDAYKLSGIFVGGRSMGSRAATSVTRQADQDNDSFIQGLICLSYPLHRPKLKAKCRDEDLLFIKSPVLFVSGTADEMCNQRLLEDIAVKMKAPKKIHWIEKANHSMAVRGRTMDDVLLEVNMQVLSWIREIIG from the exons ATGGGAGATGCTATTGAG ACTAATGTGAAAATACCTTTTGGAAGCAAAGTTCTAGATGCTGTTCTTTCTGTTCCTGACAAGATACTCCCTTATGCTGTGGTTCTCACTCATGGAGCATCTGGTGATATGAATTACTGTCACCTCGTATCTTTAGCCAAGTACCTTGCATCTCATGGATTTCTGTGCCTACGATTCACATGCAAAAGTCTTAACATCATCTACAGAACTAAAGCATATAAGGCAGTTGTG GAATATTTGAGATCATCAGATGCCTACAAGCTCTCTGGCATTTTTGTTGGAG GTCGTTCGATGGGTTCACGAGCTGCTACGTCTGTGACACGTCAAGCTGACCAAGACAATGACAGCTTCATCCAAGGCCTGATATGTTTGTCGTACCCTCTTCATAGACCAAAGCTTAAGGCAAAATGTCGGGATGAAGATTTATTGTTCATTAAGTCCCCCGTCCTGTTTGTATCTGGAACTGCAGATGAAATGTGTAATCAA CGCCTCTTGGAAGATATTGCGGTCAAAATGAAAGCACCTAAGAAAATCCACTGGATTGAAAAGGCAAACCACAGCATGGCAGTGAGAGGACGTACTATGGATGATGTCCTGTTGGAAGTAAACATGCAGGTTTTGTCTTGGATCAGAGAAATCATTGGATAA